A stretch of DNA from Lysinibacillus sp. B2A1:
CAAGTACCAGACGAGTTTTTCAAAGCAGTGGCAGAAGTGCTTGCTTATGTATATCGAATTAAGCGGAAAATTTAAAGTTTTAAGTAGGAGGGACACAAATGAAAGTTCGCGATATAGGGGTTTTAGGTGCGGTTATTTTAATCGTTGCGATGCTCATCATCCCTCTTCCTCCGTGGATGTTAAGTTTCTTAATCGTCATTAATATTACATTGGGATTAATCGTACTTTTAACAGCAATGAGTATGAAGGAAGCATTAGATTTTTCTATATTTCCTTCCGTTATTTTACTGTTAACCTTGTTCCGACTTGGACTGAGTGTTTCCACAACACGTGCCATTTTGGCGAATGGAGACGCTGGTTCTGTTGTTGAAACCTTTGGTGATTTCGTAGTCGGTGGTAATGTTCTTGTTGGATTAGTTGTATTCTTAATTCTAGTGTTAATACAGTTTATCGTTATCACAAAAGGAGCAGAGCGTGTAGCTGAGGTTGCGGCACGGTTTACACTGGATGCGATGCCTGGTAAACAAATGAGTATTGATGCTGACTTAAATGCAGGAGTTATTTCTGAGCGAGAAGCACGTGAACGACGCGATAAAGTATCGGGTGAAGCGGATTTCTACGGAGCAATGGATGGTGCCACAAAATTTGTTAAAGGGGATGCCATTGCCTCTATGGTAATGGTTATTATCAACCTGTTATTTGGGATTATCATCGGTGTTGTGCAGATGAAGCTTCCATTTGCAGAAGCAGCAACTCATTTTTCTAAGTTAACTGTTGGTGACGGTATTGTATCTCAAATTCCTGCGCTATTAATTTCTACAGCGACAGGTATTGTTGTAACACGTGCATCCTCTAAAGGAAGTCTTGGACAAGATATTACGGGCCAGCTCTTTGCCCAGGCAAAACTACTCTATGTTGCAGGTGGTACGATTGTATTACTAGGGTTATTTACGCCTATCCCAAACTGGGTTACACTGCCAATTGGTGTCTCACTAATTGCTGGTGCATATATGATGGAGCGTAAGAAACCAGAGGATGAAGAAGAATTACTTGAAATTGAGGAAGAAGTGGCAACAGACGGCATGAAGAGCCCTGAAAACGTTGTGAATTTATTAAATGTGGACCCAATTGAATTTGAATTTGGCTATGGACTAATACCTTTAGTAGATGCAGCTCAAGGTGGAGATTTATTAGACCGTGTCATTATGATTCGTCGTCAATTAGCATTAGAATTAGGGATTGTTATTCCAGTTGTACGTATTCGAGATAACATTCAATTACAGCCAAATGAATATCGAATTAAAATTAAGGGGAACGAAATGGCACGGGGTGAACTATTGCTCGATCATTATTTAGCAATGAGTCCAGGAGATGATGATTCTATTGAGGGCATTGACACAGTCGAGCCGTCATTTGGCTTACCTGCTAAATGGATAACTGAGCAAGTGAAAGAAGATGCTGAAATGTTTGGCTATACAGTCGTTGACCCACCAAGTGTTGTTTCAACACATCTCACAGAAATGATTCGTGCCAATGCTTATGAGCTACTTGGTCGTCAAGAGACAAAGCAGCTGATCGATCATTTACGCGAGACACATCCAATTTTAGTAGAAGAATTGACGCCTACTCCTTTATCAACAGGGGAAATTCAAAAAGTACTGGGTAAATTACTTCGAGAAAATGTTTCTGTCCGCAATCTACCAATTATCTTTGAAACATTAGCTGATTATGCAAAATTAACTAGCGATACGGATATATTAACGGAGTATGTGCGTCAATCTCTGGCGCGTCAGATTACTTCACAATTTGTTGGAGACGGTTCATCATTGAAGGTTATTACTGTTTCGGGTAAAGTAGAGAAAATGATTGCTGATAGTATTCAGCAAACCGATCATGGTAATTATTTGGCAATGGATCCACAAGATTCTCAAATTGTACTGGAATCCATTGCAGCAGAAATAGAACGTGTTTCCTTTATGGAGCAATCAGCTATTATTTTATGCTCTCCTGCTGTTCGTATGTACCTGCGCCAGCTAACAGAGCGTTACTTCCCGCAGATTCCTGTTCTATCGTATAACGAACTTGATGCTACGGTTGAAATTCAAAGTGTTGGGGTGGTGAATGTAGAATGAAAATGAAAAAATATTATGCATCTTCCATTCCAGAGGCTATGAAGCTTGTGCGTGCTGAGTTAGGTGAGGACGCTGTCATTTTGAATTCAAAGGTAGTAATCAACAAGAAATTTTTCGGGATCATAAAAAAGAAAAGTTTTGAGGTAGTGGCAGGTATCGATTCAATGGAGCCCAAGAACTTGGCTCCAGCACCTGCTGTTGTTCCAGAAATACCGCTTAAAAAAGAAAATGTAAGGCTGCAAGAAATTACCCATGCTGTTCAAGCCAAAATACACCAGGGACAACCGCAGCAAGATGTGTCCTTACATGAAGACACAGGCATTCCTGATGAATTGAGGAAGGAAATTGCAGATTTAAAATCTTTAATGCAATCTATGCATAAAAAGACTACCCAAGCTCAATATCCCGATGAACTCTTCCCCTTCATTGAATACTTAAGACAGCAGGAGCTAAGTGAAGAGCTCATCACGGAGATTGGTGATGAGCTTTTTATGCATTTTAGAGAAGCATCAGAAATTAATTTTTCACAATGCAAGCTGATAACGAAAAATTTATTGCGCAAAAGGCTAGAGGATCTCCCAATAGGAGGAATATCCTATGAAAGAAAATATATTAATGTTCTTGGTCCTACAGGTGTTGGCAAAACAACAACTATCGCAAAAATGGCAGCTAGAGCAGTTTTAGAGAAAAAGAAAAAAATAGGATTTATTACAACTGATACGTACCGGATTGCAGCAATTGAGCAATTGAAAACATATGCAGGACTTTTACAGGCACCTGTCGAGATTGCCTATAATGCAACAGACTTTGAACAAGCCGTTCATCGTTTGGCTCATTTAGATTTAGTATTTATCGATACAGCAGGTAGAAATTATAAAGAAGTAAAATATGTCGATGATTTACAGCGTCTAATTAAATTCGATGATCAAGCGGAATCCTTCTTAGTCCTTGCCATGACAACAAAAGAGAAGGACATGGCAAACATTATAGAGCAATTTAAGCAATTATCAATTGAAAAATTCATTTTTACAAAGCTAGATGAAACAAATTCTATTGGCACAATGATTAATTTAATGATTAAATATAATAAAGGACTTGCTTACTATACAAATGGTCAAGAAGTACCAGAAGATATTGAAGAAGCTAATCTAGAAGCAGTGCTTAATTTGTTTTTCCAAGGTGAAGAAAAATGAGAGACCAAGCTGAAACATTACGCTTGAAAATGCTAAGGCGGCAAGGTGATTTAGGTAGAGCAATTGCTGTTGTAAGCGGCAAAGGTGGGGTAGGTAAAAGTAACTTCACTATGAATTTTGCAACTATGCTAGCGAATAAAGGGAAAAAAGTTGCAATCGTTGATATGGATATTGGTATGGGGAATATCAATATCTTAATAGGAAAAATGTTTCTTATAGTTTAAAAGATTACTTGGAAGGAAATAAGTTACTAGATGAAGTGGTATTTGAGGGTCCATACGGTTTAAAGTATATTTCAGGTGGATCTGGCATGTCGAGTGTCCTAGAATGGTCAGAAGTGTTGCTTGAACGACTCATACATGCATTTGAGCAACTACAAAAAAATTTTGATTATATCTTATTTGATATGGGGGCAGGAGCAACTAGCTGGTCATTAGATTTACTGAAATCAATCGATGAGATTATTGTTATCTCAACGGCTGAGCCAACTTCTATTACAGACGCCTATTCGATGATGAAATATATTCATGTAAGAGATATGGATAAACAGTTTTATATTCTCTGTAATCGTGCTTATAGTAAGGAAGAAGGAATGGAAACCAATGAACGATTAAAGCAGACCATGAAACGTTTTTTGGACAAAGAGGTTACTGTTTT
This window harbors:
- the flhA gene encoding flagellar biosynthesis protein FlhA — translated: MKVRDIGVLGAVILIVAMLIIPLPPWMLSFLIVINITLGLIVLLTAMSMKEALDFSIFPSVILLLTLFRLGLSVSTTRAILANGDAGSVVETFGDFVVGGNVLVGLVVFLILVLIQFIVITKGAERVAEVAARFTLDAMPGKQMSIDADLNAGVISEREARERRDKVSGEADFYGAMDGATKFVKGDAIASMVMVIINLLFGIIIGVVQMKLPFAEAATHFSKLTVGDGIVSQIPALLISTATGIVVTRASSKGSLGQDITGQLFAQAKLLYVAGGTIVLLGLFTPIPNWVTLPIGVSLIAGAYMMERKKPEDEEELLEIEEEVATDGMKSPENVVNLLNVDPIEFEFGYGLIPLVDAAQGGDLLDRVIMIRRQLALELGIVIPVVRIRDNIQLQPNEYRIKIKGNEMARGELLLDHYLAMSPGDDDSIEGIDTVEPSFGLPAKWITEQVKEDAEMFGYTVVDPPSVVSTHLTEMIRANAYELLGRQETKQLIDHLRETHPILVEELTPTPLSTGEIQKVLGKLLRENVSVRNLPIIFETLADYAKLTSDTDILTEYVRQSLARQITSQFVGDGSSLKVITVSGKVEKMIADSIQQTDHGNYLAMDPQDSQIVLESIAAEIERVSFMEQSAIILCSPAVRMYLRQLTERYFPQIPVLSYNELDATVEIQSVGVVNVE
- the flhF gene encoding flagellar biosynthesis protein FlhF, coding for MKMKKYYASSIPEAMKLVRAELGEDAVILNSKVVINKKFFGIIKKKSFEVVAGIDSMEPKNLAPAPAVVPEIPLKKENVRLQEITHAVQAKIHQGQPQQDVSLHEDTGIPDELRKEIADLKSLMQSMHKKTTQAQYPDELFPFIEYLRQQELSEELITEIGDELFMHFREASEINFSQCKLITKNLLRKRLEDLPIGGISYERKYINVLGPTGVGKTTTIAKMAARAVLEKKKKIGFITTDTYRIAAIEQLKTYAGLLQAPVEIAYNATDFEQAVHRLAHLDLVFIDTAGRNYKEVKYVDDLQRLIKFDDQAESFLVLAMTTKEKDMANIIEQFKQLSIEKFIFTKLDETNSIGTMINLMIKYNKGLAYYTNGQEVPEDIEEANLEAVLNLFFQGEEK